From a region of the Odoribacter splanchnicus DSM 20712 genome:
- a CDS encoding ABC transporter substrate-binding protein, whose protein sequence is MKTWKNLSLILLLALALAGCRNKSSNLTDFNRSVYTPGYASGFDVKGADGRQSVLLTVTNPWQGAEGVETALFIARDGETAPEGFEGQVLEGDAGRIVCVSSTHIAMLDAIGEAGRVVGVSGIDYISNPDIQARRDSIGDVGYEGNINYELLLSLDPDLVLLFGVNGASSAEGKLKETGIPFLYVGDYLEESPLGKAEWLVALSEVVGRRAEGEKVFVEIPVRYNALKQRVADNALDAPSVMLNTPYGDSWFMPSTGSYAVRLITDAGGDYIYKKNTGNASTSIDMEEAYLLASDADVWLNVGMANTLDELKAACPKFADIRCVRNGFVYNNNARINAAGGNDYWESAVVNPDIVLRDLIKIFHPELVEEPFVYYKQLF, encoded by the coding sequence ATGAAAACATGGAAAAACCTGAGCCTGATACTGCTGCTTGCGCTGGCATTGGCAGGCTGTCGCAACAAAAGTTCCAACCTCACCGATTTCAACCGGTCAGTCTATACGCCCGGATACGCCTCGGGCTTCGATGTCAAAGGCGCCGACGGCAGGCAGAGCGTATTGCTCACCGTTACGAATCCGTGGCAGGGTGCCGAGGGTGTCGAAACAGCCCTCTTCATCGCCCGCGACGGCGAGACCGCACCCGAGGGATTCGAGGGGCAGGTACTAGAAGGCGATGCCGGACGTATCGTCTGCGTGTCCTCGACCCATATCGCCATGCTCGATGCCATCGGCGAAGCCGGGCGCGTGGTCGGCGTGTCGGGCATCGACTACATCTCCAATCCCGATATTCAGGCACGCCGCGACAGTATAGGCGATGTCGGCTACGAGGGGAACATCAACTACGAGCTGCTGCTGTCGCTCGACCCCGACCTGGTGTTGCTCTTCGGCGTGAACGGGGCGAGCTCGGCGGAAGGCAAACTGAAAGAGACAGGCATCCCGTTTCTTTATGTCGGCGACTACTTGGAGGAGTCTCCGTTAGGCAAGGCCGAGTGGTTAGTGGCACTCTCGGAGGTCGTAGGCCGGCGTGCGGAGGGCGAAAAGGTCTTCGTGGAAATTCCCGTCCGGTACAACGCTCTGAAACAGCGGGTGGCGGACAACGCCCTCGACGCCCCGTCGGTGATGCTCAATACGCCCTACGGCGATTCGTGGTTCATGCCCTCGACCGGGAGCTATGCCGTGCGGCTGATTACGGATGCGGGTGGCGATTACATCTACAAGAAGAACACGGGCAACGCCTCGACGTCCATCGATATGGAGGAGGCTTACCTGCTGGCATCGGACGCCGACGTGTGGCTGAATGTCGGCATGGCGAACACGCTCGACGAATTGAAGGCCGCCTGCCCGAAGTTCGCCGACATCCGCTGCGTCCGGAACGGCTTCGTGTATAACAATAACGCCCGTATCAACGCCGCCGGGGGCAACGACTACTGGGAATCGGCAGTTGTGAATCCGGACATCGTGCTGCGCGACCTGATAAAGATCTTCCACCCCGAACTGGTGGAGGAACCGTTCGTCTATTACAAGCAATTATTTTAA
- a CDS encoding DUF4971 domain-containing protein, protein MNKLYYFILFCFAALCFTACSDDDLEFSGIEGKDHYISDFALNVGGITYQATIAGDKITVEIPYNTDLKGATAAYTLSEGATINPNPSTIQDWENEWKFVVTSKMQESKVFSYTYRYADIEQSGSVVLATQAEVDNFAETGINRIDGNLTIGTADGEEITNLEGLANLKQISNTLILNPSYKGADLSGLDNLEQLGSFKLGSIISTSKNTTLKTVNLPSLLGVVSDFVINSSVIEKVSIPKVTTIGEDLYVTSDALLDLDANAVESIGSSLIVKGSVIQKESATTEAIVFSALKRVGNELTIQYFPKLQGIYLPALESVAGTASFTDMALIGSIAMTELYSAGGLTIKNCKEISTIELPGLTSCGEFSVDANKVNKFNISALRDAFGNMTLSNLLIEELDLSRINFNGNTLTLQCNRLNKIVGSETFNGNLLLLPKNCRLTEFTLEGILNMQGNFECKDYFYVKRFIMPFVNVAGDITIALNTGSVDTGAEIEFPKLQEIGGALTLGKNINANKIDFPLLKRILGSCSVTTSSLKDDIEFSNLESIGTEAGSTQAEFNINKTNILCPKLKTIHGGVNIITDVAMFGMTANNISYPNVESISGDLSITCPFSAFGPNGIVSIDFSGLKSVKSINISGQGDINNFSTFKYLFENNILTEASQWDVTDCGYNPTYQDMKDGKYKPAE, encoded by the coding sequence ATGAACAAGCTATATTATTTCATCCTATTCTGTTTCGCTGCACTCTGTTTTACTGCGTGCAGTGATGACGATCTGGAATTCAGCGGAATAGAGGGTAAAGATCATTATATTTCCGATTTTGCCCTGAATGTTGGTGGTATTACTTATCAAGCCACGATTGCCGGGGATAAGATTACTGTTGAGATTCCATACAACACCGATTTGAAGGGTGCAACAGCAGCCTATACTTTAAGTGAAGGAGCCACCATTAACCCCAACCCATCGACCATACAGGATTGGGAGAATGAATGGAAATTCGTTGTTACCTCCAAAATGCAGGAAAGCAAAGTATTTTCCTATACATACCGATATGCCGACATCGAGCAGAGCGGCAGCGTGGTTCTCGCCACACAAGCCGAAGTGGATAATTTTGCCGAGACCGGAATAAATAGAATCGACGGCAACCTAACCATCGGAACGGCTGACGGGGAAGAAATCACCAATTTGGAAGGGCTCGCCAATTTGAAACAGATAAGCAACACCCTTATTCTCAATCCCTCCTACAAGGGTGCCGATTTGTCGGGACTGGACAATCTGGAGCAACTCGGCAGTTTCAAATTAGGCTCAATCATTTCTACGAGTAAAAATACTACGCTCAAAACGGTTAATCTACCCTCCTTGCTTGGAGTGGTCAGTGATTTTGTTATTAACAGTTCCGTCATTGAAAAAGTTTCCATTCCTAAGGTCACAACCATCGGCGAAGATCTGTATGTGACCTCTGACGCGTTACTCGATTTGGATGCAAATGCAGTCGAATCTATCGGTTCTTCCTTAATTGTTAAGGGTTCTGTGATACAAAAAGAATCAGCGACAACCGAAGCAATTGTCTTTTCAGCGCTCAAACGGGTTGGGAACGAACTTACAATACAGTATTTTCCCAAATTGCAAGGAATTTATCTGCCTGCATTAGAAAGTGTTGCAGGTACTGCCTCATTTACCGATATGGCCTTAATCGGGAGTATTGCAATGACTGAATTATATTCGGCAGGAGGTCTGACTATAAAGAATTGCAAAGAAATATCCACCATCGAGCTACCCGGCCTTACATCCTGTGGAGAGTTCAGTGTGGATGCAAACAAAGTCAATAAATTCAATATATCCGCTTTAAGGGACGCATTTGGAAATATGACTTTGAGCAATTTGCTCATTGAAGAGCTGGATTTGTCCCGAATAAATTTTAACGGGAATACACTTACCTTACAGTGTAACCGATTAAATAAGATTGTAGGATCGGAAACATTTAACGGTAATTTGCTGTTGCTTCCCAAAAACTGTCGATTGACAGAATTTACTCTGGAAGGTATCTTGAACATGCAAGGTAACTTTGAATGTAAAGATTATTTTTATGTCAAAAGGTTCATTATGCCATTTGTCAATGTGGCAGGAGATATAACCATTGCTTTGAATACTGGTTCTGTTGATACGGGAGCGGAAATCGAATTTCCTAAATTGCAGGAAATCGGAGGTGCTTTAACATTAGGAAAGAATATAAATGCAAATAAGATCGACTTCCCTTTGTTGAAGAGAATTCTCGGTTCATGTTCAGTTACTACATCATCCCTCAAGGATGACATCGAATTTTCTAATTTGGAAAGTATTGGAACAGAGGCAGGGAGCACACAGGCCGAATTTAATATTAACAAAACTAATATTTTATGCCCCAAATTAAAAACAATACACGGTGGCGTCAATATCATTACCGATGTTGCTATGTTTGGAATGACGGCAAATAATATATCTTATCCTAACGTGGAATCCATATCCGGAGATCTTTCAATAACATGCCCTTTCTCTGCTTTTGGTCCAAACGGCATAGTATCCATAGATTTTTCCGGTCTCAAATCGGTAAAGAGTATTAACATAAGCGGTCAAGGGGATATAAACAACTTCAGTACTTTCAAATATCTGTTCGAGAACAACATTCTTACAGAAGCATCTCAATGGGATGTAACGGATTGTGGCTACAACCCCACCTACCAAGACATGAAAGACGGGAAGTACAAGCCGGCTGAATAG
- a CDS encoding PKD-like domain-containing protein translates to MKKYLLLFSIAVFLFSCNKDEEISQDVTVPPVIELDSEDGIYVVKIGKEVVIEPTYQNVDYAVYSWKCNGRIISDEPQLIYTFDECGSYYVTLRVDTRDASAEEEIRVKVNELAPPVISLVTPSTGLKVVAGREYILTPDIQNAEGATYLWTLDGKEVGTENTYTFKQDKLGTYELTLTVTNEDGKTEKTITIEVVDKLPIGIEIPSSLYFAEDNTKYIELGRTLFIRPYVSVNAEPSYQWSLDGQEIDGANALIYGFKPTQTGEYTLTFTVKYNNQDTKAAVLTRNISASGVDEVSVDIPVKCCEATEKRAFAAGNSIYSNKVYEFVPAPGQFVNETNTAGFNGERTHESACAYAQKRLDNEKYVSLGGWGGYIVVGFDHSIENKGGYDFSIKGNAFDSSNEPGIVWVMQDVNGDGLPNDEWYELKGSEYGKPETIQDYAVTYFRPGLNMDTPWQDNKGNTGAIDRLGNYHPQEFYYPLWIEADSYTLYGTCLKARTEQSPTTGMWSNNPFGWGYADNIGDDMPDKNNPGAAAIGNFFKISDAVNIDGTSANLTHIDFIKVQTGVNVKAGWLGENSTEVFKFCDENNNNDK, encoded by the coding sequence ATGAAGAAGTATTTGCTTTTATTCTCCATAGCGGTATTTTTATTCTCTTGTAACAAGGACGAAGAAATATCGCAAGACGTGACCGTTCCCCCTGTTATCGAGTTGGACAGCGAGGACGGTATTTACGTGGTAAAGATAGGAAAAGAGGTCGTTATCGAGCCGACCTATCAAAATGTCGATTACGCCGTTTATTCATGGAAATGCAACGGCCGCATTATTTCCGATGAGCCGCAACTGATATACACTTTCGACGAATGCGGATCGTATTACGTTACCCTGCGGGTGGACACGAGAGATGCCAGCGCGGAAGAGGAGATCCGTGTGAAAGTCAATGAACTGGCGCCTCCTGTCATTTCATTGGTAACTCCCTCGACGGGGCTCAAAGTTGTTGCGGGACGTGAATACATCCTTACCCCTGACATTCAAAATGCTGAAGGAGCTACATACTTGTGGACTCTTGACGGGAAAGAGGTCGGCACGGAAAATACCTATACGTTCAAGCAGGATAAACTGGGGACTTATGAACTGACTCTGACCGTCACGAATGAGGACGGCAAAACGGAAAAGACAATCACAATCGAGGTGGTCGATAAACTTCCGATCGGAATAGAGATTCCGTCATCTTTGTACTTTGCCGAAGATAACACGAAATATATAGAATTGGGTCGTACCCTGTTTATTCGTCCCTACGTGTCGGTAAATGCCGAACCTTCTTACCAGTGGAGTTTGGACGGACAGGAAATCGACGGAGCCAATGCGTTGATATACGGATTCAAACCTACCCAAACCGGAGAATACACACTTACTTTTACGGTGAAATACAATAATCAAGATACGAAGGCAGCCGTTCTTACCCGGAATATTTCGGCCTCCGGCGTAGATGAAGTCAGTGTCGATATTCCGGTGAAATGTTGCGAAGCAACCGAGAAAAGAGCGTTTGCTGCCGGAAATTCCATTTACAGTAATAAGGTATACGAATTTGTTCCTGCTCCCGGACAATTCGTAAACGAAACGAATACGGCAGGATTCAACGGAGAACGTACACATGAATCCGCTTGTGCTTATGCCCAAAAACGCCTCGATAATGAGAAATACGTTTCTCTCGGCGGTTGGGGCGGATATATCGTAGTAGGATTCGACCACAGCATTGAAAATAAAGGCGGTTATGATTTCTCGATCAAGGGGAATGCTTTCGATTCATCGAATGAACCGGGTATCGTTTGGGTTATGCAAGATGTCAATGGGGACGGATTGCCCAACGATGAATGGTATGAATTGAAAGGCTCGGAATATGGAAAACCCGAAACCATTCAGGATTATGCCGTGACTTATTTCCGACCCGGTCTCAATATGGATACACCATGGCAGGACAACAAGGGGAATACGGGTGCGATTGACCGTCTTGGTAACTATCATCCACAAGAGTTTTATTACCCCTTGTGGATTGAAGCGGATTCTTATACGCTATACGGCACATGCCTGAAAGCGCGCACGGAACAAAGTCCTACTACGGGAATGTGGTCCAATAATCCGTTCGGCTGGGGATATGCCGACAATATCGGCGATGATATGCCTGACAAAAATAATCCCGGAGCGGCGGCAATCGGCAACTTCTTCAAGATTTCCGATGCAGTCAATATCGACGGAACCTCGGCGAATCTGACCCATATCGATTTTATCAAGGTGCAAACCGGGGTCAATGTCAAAGCGGGTTGGTTAGGTGAAAATTCCACGGAAGTATTCAAGTTCTGTGACGAAAATAACAATAATGACAAATAA
- a CDS encoding glutaminyl-peptide cyclotransferase, protein MTRHKLKYLLWSAIVSLSLASCMKWDYGDAVEEFNASGAGLFITNEGNFQYGNATLSYYDPATKTVQNEIFFRANGMKLGDVAQSMCIHDGKGWVVVNNSHVIFAIDLNTFKEVGRIENLTSPRYIHFLSDEKAYVTQLWDNRIFIINPKKYEITGYIQVPDMTMESGSTEQMVQYGKYVYCNCWSYQNRIIKIDTETDQVVDELKVGIQPTSLVMDCNNKMWTVTDGGYEGSPYGYEAPSLYRIDAETFTVEKQFKFKLGDWPSEVQLNGERDKLYWINKDIWCMDVNAARVPVRPFLEYSGTIYYGLTVNPANGEVYIADAIDYQQQGKIYRYSPDGELLDEFYVGIIPGAFCWK, encoded by the coding sequence ATGACCCGTCACAAACTGAAATACCTGCTGTGGAGCGCAATTGTGTCGCTGTCTCTCGCCTCCTGCATGAAGTGGGACTACGGCGATGCGGTGGAGGAGTTCAATGCCTCCGGAGCAGGACTGTTCATCACCAACGAGGGCAATTTCCAGTACGGCAACGCCACACTCAGCTACTACGACCCCGCGACCAAAACGGTGCAGAACGAAATCTTTTTCCGCGCCAACGGCATGAAGCTCGGCGACGTGGCGCAGTCGATGTGCATCCACGACGGCAAGGGCTGGGTGGTGGTGAACAACTCCCACGTCATCTTCGCCATCGACCTGAACACCTTCAAGGAGGTGGGACGCATCGAAAACCTCACCTCGCCGCGCTATATCCACTTCCTCTCGGATGAGAAAGCCTACGTCACCCAACTGTGGGACAACCGCATCTTCATCATCAATCCGAAGAAATACGAAATAACCGGTTACATTCAGGTGCCGGACATGACGATGGAGAGCGGCTCGACCGAACAGATGGTGCAGTACGGCAAGTACGTCTACTGCAACTGCTGGTCGTACCAGAACCGCATCATCAAAATCGACACCGAGACCGACCAAGTGGTCGACGAACTGAAAGTCGGCATCCAGCCCACATCGCTGGTCATGGACTGCAATAACAAGATGTGGACGGTCACCGACGGCGGTTACGAGGGCAGCCCCTACGGCTACGAAGCCCCGTCGCTCTACCGCATTGACGCCGAGACGTTCACCGTGGAGAAGCAGTTCAAGTTCAAATTGGGCGACTGGCCCTCGGAAGTGCAGCTCAACGGCGAGCGGGACAAGCTCTACTGGATCAACAAGGACATCTGGTGCATGGACGTGAACGCCGCCCGTGTGCCGGTGCGCCCGTTCCTTGAATACAGCGGCACGATTTATTACGGACTGACGGTAAACCCCGCCAACGGGGAGGTGTATATAGCAGACGCCATCGACTACCAGCAGCAGGGCAAGATATACCGTTATTCGCCCGACGGCGAACTGCTCGACGAATTTTATGTCGGCATCATCCCCGGTGCGTTCTGCTGGAAATAA
- a CDS encoding TonB-dependent receptor plug domain-containing protein: MKRLYLLFALAVCLPAALFAQQTESKKKSAWHLTIPEVTVIGHRPMKDIGVQKTKFDSVALKENIALSMADILTFNSSVFVKSYGRATLSTVAFRGTSPSHTQVTWNGMRINNPMLGMTDFSTIPSYFIDQASLLHGTSSVNETGGGIGGLVKLATTPHVGEGFNVQYVQGVGSFKTFDEFLRLTYGGDHWHVSTRAVYSSSPNDYKYTNHDKKINIYDDDKNIVGQYHPVERNRSGAFKDLHLLQEVYYDTRKGDKLGLNAWYIHSNRELPMLTTDYGDATDFENRQREQTFRGVVSWDHIKSNWKVGVKGGYIHTWMAYDYKREVAPDNWASMTRSRSKVNTFYGQAEGEYSPSKRWFFTANVSLHQHLVRSEDKNIILQDGNKAIVGYDKGRVELSGSLSAKWQPIDRMGLSVVLREEMYGDKWVPLIPAFFIDGILSKKGNIVAKASVSRNYRFPTLNDLYFLPGGNPDLRNEHGFSYDAGVSFEVGKKSIYKLSGSANWFDSYIDDWIIWLPTTKGFFSPRNVKKVHAYGVEVKANLAVQPAKDWLIDLNGSYSWTPSINEGEKMSPADQSVGKQLPYVPEHSASLTGRLSWRSWAFLYKWAYYSERFTMSSNDYTLTGHLPEYFMSNISLEKGLSFKPLDLQLKFAVNNLFNEDYLSVLSRPMPGINFELFIGITPKFDKNKKKQ; encoded by the coding sequence ATGAAAAGACTATATCTGTTATTCGCTTTGGCTGTTTGTCTCCCCGCCGCACTCTTTGCGCAGCAAACGGAAAGCAAGAAGAAATCGGCCTGGCATCTGACCATCCCCGAAGTCACGGTCATCGGTCATCGGCCGATGAAAGACATCGGCGTGCAGAAGACGAAGTTCGATTCGGTCGCGCTCAAGGAGAACATCGCCCTCTCGATGGCGGACATCCTGACGTTCAATTCGTCGGTCTTCGTCAAGAGCTACGGACGCGCGACGCTCTCGACGGTCGCTTTCCGCGGCACGTCGCCCTCGCACACGCAGGTGACATGGAACGGCATGCGCATCAACAATCCCATGCTCGGCATGACCGACTTTTCCACCATACCGTCCTATTTCATCGACCAGGCGTCGCTGCTTCACGGCACCTCGTCGGTGAACGAGACGGGCGGCGGTATCGGCGGCCTCGTCAAACTTGCCACGACGCCCCATGTAGGCGAGGGCTTCAACGTACAGTACGTGCAGGGCGTAGGTTCGTTCAAGACGTTCGACGAGTTCCTGCGCCTGACCTACGGCGGCGACCATTGGCACGTCTCCACCCGTGCGGTCTACTCCTCGTCGCCCAACGACTACAAGTACACCAACCACGACAAGAAAATCAACATCTACGACGACGACAAGAACATCGTCGGACAGTATCATCCCGTGGAGCGTAACCGCAGCGGGGCTTTCAAGGACCTGCACCTGTTGCAGGAGGTGTATTACGACACGCGCAAAGGCGACAAACTGGGGTTGAACGCCTGGTACATCCATTCCAATCGGGAGCTGCCGATGCTCACGACCGACTACGGCGACGCGACCGATTTCGAGAACCGCCAGCGGGAACAGACGTTCCGCGGCGTCGTGTCATGGGACCACATTAAAAGCAACTGGAAAGTCGGCGTGAAAGGCGGCTATATCCACACGTGGATGGCTTACGACTACAAGCGGGAGGTAGCCCCCGACAACTGGGCCTCCATGACGCGTTCGCGCAGCAAGGTGAACACGTTCTACGGTCAGGCGGAGGGCGAGTACAGCCCCTCGAAACGGTGGTTCTTCACTGCCAACGTTTCGCTTCACCAACATTTGGTGCGCAGCGAGGACAAGAACATCATCCTGCAAGACGGCAACAAGGCCATCGTGGGCTACGACAAGGGGCGCGTGGAACTCTCGGGCTCCCTTTCGGCCAAATGGCAGCCCATCGACCGCATGGGGCTGTCGGTGGTGCTGCGCGAAGAGATGTACGGCGATAAGTGGGTGCCGCTTATCCCCGCATTTTTCATCGACGGCATCTTGTCGAAAAAGGGAAACATTGTCGCCAAGGCCTCCGTATCGCGCAACTACCGCTTCCCGACACTGAACGACCTCTACTTCCTGCCGGGCGGCAATCCCGACCTGAGAAACGAGCACGGATTCAGCTACGACGCGGGCGTCAGTTTCGAGGTCGGCAAAAAGAGTATCTACAAACTGAGCGGCAGCGCGAACTGGTTCGATTCCTACATCGACGACTGGATCATCTGGCTACCCACGACCAAGGGTTTCTTCTCGCCGCGCAACGTGAAGAAAGTGCACGCCTACGGTGTCGAGGTCAAGGCGAACCTTGCCGTGCAACCGGCCAAGGATTGGCTTATCGACCTGAACGGCTCCTATTCGTGGACGCCCTCCATCAACGAGGGCGAGAAGATGTCGCCGGCCGACCAGTCGGTAGGTAAACAGCTGCCTTACGTTCCGGAACATTCCGCCTCGCTGACGGGACGCCTTTCATGGCGCTCGTGGGCGTTCCTCTACAAGTGGGCCTATTACTCGGAGCGTTTCACCATGTCGAGCAACGACTACACGCTGACGGGACACCTGCCGGAGTATTTCATGAGCAACATCTCGCTCGAAAAGGGGCTTTCGTTCAAGCCCTTGGATCTGCAACTGAAATTCGCCGTCAACAACCTCTTCAACGAGGATTATCTCTCGGTGCTCTCGCGCCCGATGCCAGGCATCAACTTCGAGCTGTTCATCGGCATCACCCCGAAGTTCGATAAAAACAAGAAAAAACAGTAA
- a CDS encoding C10 family peptidase: protein MKVKLFIVAIICLLQSCSTTDFLDEQRVETISNDNNEVSYVIPLEDALKNVEKVLDCINGASVSRASSLKSVKNIQILSISNTISSRSSHVNADTAIYIVNYDDGFALLGADYRLDPIYAISTEGNFDLSDTIQNKGLALYINSLKSEITTKINSNESNSRASIPEVDGNINSPYQITDIALSYKRGPYGKNRLWGQSTPFNYYCPTISGTKTLVGCVAVATGLIMAHHQHPDFIDGEPLNWTAIENGQSDLALFLYRLGGSKYLDMDYGILLSGALSTNVPKTLRSLGYSCGELETYDKDKIVAHYSESFNPIYMRGNTGSDDYGRYTGGHAWIIDGAMDIWMKYVMPGRLMETHAIYFYCNWGWEGSANGWYKHFSLAPVNGPELVEHGDQNSSVNYNFNVNIQMILDIKPL, encoded by the coding sequence ATGAAAGTGAAACTTTTTATTGTAGCCATTATTTGTTTGCTACAAAGTTGCTCAACAACAGATTTCTTAGATGAGCAGAGAGTTGAAACGATTTCAAATGATAATAATGAGGTCTCTTATGTTATTCCTCTTGAAGATGCACTAAAAAATGTCGAAAAGGTTCTTGACTGCATTAATGGTGCTTCTGTTTCAAGAGCATCATCTCTTAAATCTGTAAAGAATATACAAATTCTTTCTATTAGCAATACCATTTCTTCTCGTTCTTCTCACGTAAACGCTGACACTGCGATATATATCGTTAATTATGATGACGGTTTTGCATTACTGGGGGCAGATTATAGATTGGATCCGATATACGCGATCTCTACAGAGGGTAATTTTGATCTGTCTGATACTATCCAAAACAAAGGTTTAGCATTGTATATCAATAGCCTGAAATCTGAAATTACCACAAAAATTAATTCTAATGAATCTAATTCACGGGCTTCTATTCCGGAAGTCGATGGTAATATAAATAGTCCTTACCAAATAACAGATATTGCCCTTTCTTACAAACGGGGTCCATATGGTAAAAACCGACTTTGGGGACAAAGCACTCCGTTTAATTATTATTGTCCTACCATATCTGGGACCAAGACTCTTGTTGGATGCGTTGCGGTAGCTACCGGTTTAATTATGGCTCATCATCAACATCCCGATTTTATTGATGGGGAACCCCTAAATTGGACAGCAATAGAGAATGGGCAATCGGATTTGGCTTTGTTCTTATATCGTCTTGGAGGGTCTAAATATTTAGATATGGATTATGGTATTCTTTTAAGTGGTGCTCTATCTACTAATGTACCTAAAACTCTGAGATCATTAGGATATTCATGTGGAGAATTAGAAACATACGATAAAGATAAAATTGTAGCACATTATTCAGAATCGTTTAATCCAATATATATGAGAGGTAATACAGGCTCAGATGATTATGGGCGTTATACTGGAGGTCATGCTTGGATTATTGATGGGGCTATGGATATTTGGATGAAATACGTAATGCCGGGGCGATTAATGGAAACTCATGCTATCTATTTCTATTGTAATTGGGGATGGGAAGGAAGTGCCAATGGTTGGTATAAGCACTTTTCGTTAGCTCCCGTAAATGGGCCTGAATTAGTTGAACATGGGGACCAGAATTCTTCAGTCAATTACAATTTCAATGTTAATATACAAATGATTCTTGATATAAAGCCTTTGTAA
- a CDS encoding BACON domain-containing protein encodes MDRYLMMTLLSLLFLSCSHEENSLTRKDGDWDDDIKLSKHEIVFGSDEGSEVINSEGLWWLSGVKIPQSDIWYKGNGDIHTTGELGTYEWMTLEKPTNKSLLIKVDKNTGGERNFQIVVTCGDFFDYILVTQKGVK; translated from the coding sequence ATGGATAGATATCTTATGATGACTCTACTATCATTGCTGTTTCTGTCTTGTTCTCATGAGGAAAATAGCCTTACGAGAAAGGATGGGGATTGGGATGATGACATCAAACTCTCAAAGCATGAAATAGTCTTTGGTTCTGACGAAGGAAGCGAAGTCATTAATTCGGAAGGCCTTTGGTGGTTGTCTGGAGTTAAGATTCCTCAATCAGACATTTGGTACAAAGGTAACGGAGACATCCATACTACCGGTGAACTTGGAACTTATGAATGGATGACATTGGAAAAGCCGACAAATAAATCACTTCTTATAAAAGTTGACAAAAACACCGGAGGAGAACGGAATTTCCAAATTGTGGTCACATGTGGCGACTTCTTTGACTATATCCTTGTAACTCAAAAAGGTGTGAAATAA
- a CDS encoding FecCD family ABC transporter permease: protein MRSRSAIPFTALSALTAGLFLLDLAVGAVRIPVADVWAALTGGDCPQATAKIVVNIRLIKAVVALLAGAALSVSGLQMQTLFRNPLAGPYVLGISSGASLGVALVVLAGIGSSIGVAAAAWIGAAAVLLVIATVGHRIKDIMVILILGMMFSSGVGAVVQILQYLSREEALKAFVIWTMGSLGDVTAQQLTILVPSIVVGLLLAVWTIKPLNLLLFGEEYAVTMGLNIRRSRGLLFLSTTLLAGTVTAFCGPIGFIGLAMPHVARMLFRNGDHRVLVPGTILSGAAVLLLCDLVSKFFTLPINAITALLGIPIVVWVVLRNKSFTA from the coding sequence ATGCGCTCCCGCTCGGCCATACCCTTTACCGCATTGTCTGCACTTACGGCCGGTCTTTTTCTGCTGGATCTGGCCGTCGGTGCCGTGCGTATCCCCGTTGCCGACGTGTGGGCGGCCCTGACGGGCGGCGATTGCCCGCAAGCCACGGCGAAAATCGTGGTGAACATCCGGTTGATAAAGGCGGTGGTAGCTTTGCTGGCAGGCGCGGCGCTGTCGGTCAGCGGGTTGCAGATGCAGACGCTGTTCCGCAATCCGTTGGCAGGCCCCTATGTGCTCGGCATCAGCTCGGGCGCCAGCCTCGGCGTGGCGCTCGTGGTGCTTGCCGGCATCGGCTCGTCGATAGGCGTTGCCGCTGCTGCTTGGATAGGTGCGGCTGCCGTGCTGCTGGTAATCGCCACCGTAGGCCACCGCATCAAGGACATCATGGTCATCCTGATCCTCGGCATGATGTTCTCGTCGGGTGTCGGGGCGGTCGTGCAGATCCTGCAATACCTGAGCCGCGAAGAGGCTTTGAAAGCCTTTGTCATCTGGACGATGGGGTCGCTGGGCGACGTGACGGCGCAACAGCTTACTATCCTTGTGCCGTCAATCGTTGTCGGATTGCTGCTGGCCGTATGGACTATCAAACCGCTCAACCTGCTGCTCTTCGGCGAGGAGTACGCCGTGACCATGGGGCTGAATATCCGCCGCTCGCGCGGACTGCTCTTTCTCTCGACGACGCTGCTTGCCGGAACGGTAACCGCTTTCTGCGGACCGATAGGCTTCATCGGGCTGGCCATGCCCCACGTCGCACGGATGCTCTTTCGCAACGGCGATCACCGCGTGTTGGTACCGGGAACGATTCTTTCAGGTGCGGCGGTGCTGCTCCTTTGCGACCTCGTTTCCAAGTTCTTCACCCTGCCGATAAACGCCATCACCGCATTGTTGGGTATCCCGATCGTGGTGTGGGTGGTATTGCGCAACAAATCCTTTACGGCATGA